In Arachis stenosperma cultivar V10309 chromosome 1, arast.V10309.gnm1.PFL2, whole genome shotgun sequence, one DNA window encodes the following:
- the LOC130945907 gene encoding 26S proteasome non-ATPase regulatory subunit 6 homolog — MEGQEGSQQPQLVLADKLFLLRQPDVPDIEKVRFKDDVFSFVKENDMVPLYETLVADSVLDMDRALLDSMRAKIDDELKKLDEKIADAEENLGESEVREAHLAKSLFFIRIGDKEKALEHLKLTESKTVAVGQKMDLVFYTLQLGFFDMDFDLIAKSIDKAKNLFEEGGDWERKNRLKVYEGLYCMSTRNFKKAAKLFLDSISTFTTYELFPYDTFIFYTVLTSIISLDRVSLKQKVVDAPEILTVIGKIQYLSEFLNSLYDCRYKSFFSAFAGLTEQIKLDRYLHPHFRYYMREVRTVVYSQFLESYKSVTIEAMAKAFGVTVDFIDLELSRFIAAGKLHCKIDKVAGVLETNRPDAKNALYQATIKQGDFLLNRIQKLSRVIDL; from the exons ATGGAAGGTCAAGAAGGGTCTCAGCAGCCACAGCTTGTACTCGCCGACAAGCTCTTCCTTCTCCGTCAACCCGATGTCCCTGACATCGAGAAAGTTCGCTTCAAAGACGACGTTTTCTCTTTCGTCAAAGAAAACG ATATGGTTCCTTTGTACGAAACCCTAGTGGCTGATTCGGTGTTGGACATGGATCGTGCCCTTTTGGATTCAATGCGTGCTAAGATTGACGATGAGCTCAAGAAGCTTGATGAAAA GATTGCTGATGCTGAGGAAAACCTAGGTGAGAGTGAAGTTAGAGAGGCTCACTTGGCAAAATCCTTGTTTTTCATCCGGATTGGTGACAAG GAGAAAGCCTTGGAACATCTCAAGCTTACAGAAAGCAAGACAGTTGCAGTTGGCCAGAAGATGGATCTGGTGTTTTATACATTGCAGCTTGGTTTCTTTGACATGGATTTTGACCTCATTGCCAAAAGCATTGACAAAGCCAAAAA CTTGTTTGAAGAAGGTGGTGATTGGGAAAGGAAGAATCGGCTGAAAGTATATGAAGGCCTGTACTGCATGTCCACCCGAAATTTCAAGAAGGCTGCCAAATTGTTTCTGGATTCTATTTCGACCTTTACAACCTATGAACTTTTCCCCTACGACACTTTTATATTTTACACAGTTTTGACAAGTATTATATCGTTGGATAGAGTTTCCTTAAAACAAAAG GTAGTAGATGCTCCTGAGATCTTGACAGTCATTGGCAAAATCCAATATCTGTCAGAGTTCCTAAACTCCTTGTATGATTGTCGATACAAGTCTTTTTTCTCTGCATTTG CTGGCCTGACGGAGCAAATTAAGTTGGACCGCTATCTGCATCCACACTTCCGATACTACATGAGGGAGGTCAGAACTGTTGTCTATTCCCAATTTTTGGAATCTTACAAGAGCGTGACAATTGAAGCAATGGCAAAAGCATTTGGAGTGACCGTGGATTTTATTGATCT GGAGCTCTCTCGATTTATTGCAGCAGGGAAGCTTCATTGTAAGATTGACAAAGTTGCTGGAGTTCTTGAAACTAACCGGCCTGATGCAAAGAATGCTCTTTACCAAGCAACTATTAAGCAAGGGGACTTCCTATTGAACAGGATACAGAAGTTGTCACGCGTCATCGATCTTTAG